In Molothrus aeneus isolate 106 chromosome 3, BPBGC_Maene_1.0, whole genome shotgun sequence, a single genomic region encodes these proteins:
- the SANBR gene encoding SANT and BTB domain regulator of class switch recombination isoform X2 produces the protein MAAGGSPVETLATYIKSSLLHSQTEFQEPAIGQDSITITGRPSAASTRSCSSESEKGPVQNSGESTDETQGPNMVIHVCDEAKNLKEDFVCPRDLLISEMKYFAEYLSVDAQRWEEVDISVHCDVHIFDWLIRYVKRNSKESETDEMPTLEPSNVISILISSEFLKMDSLVEKCIHYCHKNMNAIVATPCNMNCINANLVTHIADLFRHNEVEELKDKRDKFKSKLFCKKIERLFDPEYVNPDSRGNAATLYRCCLCKKLLTKETERRIPCVPGKINIDQHGNIVYVHIRDKTWEVHEYLIGLHEELKSWRDVYWRLWGTVNWLTCSRCNQSFLCTEFSHCQYHSQPVLYPGVASALGSTGTGVYPCCNQKVLRFDPTTLPKGCKVRDHVVELPPESKDGEAMPSQSEEGDALPSQTAQILNDLLHHRDVIVVPFTKDENSDSGIGLGDDKGLECDVLVEPNTPWGPKTGEINAFLSLKNWTLQLKQQSLLSEEEEYTTGSEVTEDEVGDEEEVCKKPAGRKEKLKKSYRHPKKAVSSPSVQKREKPSDKSSSRDASPFIVSMQQNKWDASRSLRYNQDAQREDDQRRMSEITGHLIKMRLGDLDRVKSKDSKEYAGGIYSRLEAQIKASAQVSARQSNTEKNPRSKTRFGPGRPT, from the exons ATGGCTGCTGGTGGGAGTCCTGTGGAAACTTTAGCTACGTACATCAAATCCTCCTTGCTCCATTCCCAGACAGAGTTTCAGGAGCCTGCTATTGGGCAGGATTCCATTACTATCACTG GAAGGCCCAGTGCAGCCTCCACAAGGAGCTGTTCTTCAGAATCTGAGAAAGGTCCTGTCCAAAACAGTGGGGAAAGCACTGATGAAACCCAGGG gCCCAATATGGTGATCCATGTGTGTGACGAAGCCAAAAACCTCAAAGAAGATTTTGTGTGTCCTCGAGACCTTTTGATCTCAGAGATGAAATACTTTGCTGAGTACCTGTCAGTGGATGCCCAGCGCTGGGAGGAGGTGGATATTTCTGTGCACTGTGACGTTCACATCTTCGACTGGCTGATAAGATATGTCAAAAGGAACTCCAAGGAGTCTGAGACTGATGAAATGCCCACTTTAG AACCATCAAATGTCATCTCAATCCTTATTTCTTCTGAGTTTTTGAAGATGGATTCATTA GTAGAGAAATGTATTCATTATTGTCACAAAAATATGAATGCTATTGTAGCCACACCATGTAACATGAACTGTATCAACGCTAATCTTGTTACACACATTGCTGATCTCTTCAGGCACAATGAGGTGGAAGAGCTGAAGGACAAAAGAGACAAATTTAAGAG TAAACTTTTCTGCAAGAAGATTGAGAGACTGTTTGATCCTGAGTATGTAAATCCAGATTCTAGAGGAAATGCAGCAACTTTATACAG gTGCTGTTTATGTAAAAAGTTGCTAACCAAAGAAACTGAAAGGAGAATTCCCTGTGTACCAGGAAAAATCAACATAGACCAACATGGGAATATTGTCTATGTTCATATAAG agACAAAACCTGGGAAGTGCATGAGTATTTAATTGGCCTTCACGAGGAGCTGAAATCCTGGCGGGATGTTTACTGGCGTCTTTGGGGGACGGTCAACTGGCTGACCTGCTCAAGATGTAACCAG TCTTTCCTGTGCACTGAGTTCTCCCACTGCCAGTACCACTCGCAGCCAGTTCTTTATCCAGGTGTAGCAAGTGCTCTGGGCTCCACTGGCACAGGAGTTTATCCCTGCTGTAACCAAAAAGTTCTTCGGTTTGACCCCACAACCCTCCCAAAG GGCTGCAAAGTGAGGGATCATGTGGTGGAGTTAcctccagaaagcaaagatGGGGAGGCTATGCCATCTCAGAGTGAAGAGGGGGATGCTCTGCCATCTCAGACTGCTCAGATCTTGAATGATCTGCTGCATCATAGGGATGTTATAGTTGTTCCTTTCACTAAGGATGAGAATAG TGATTCTGGTATTGGGCTTGGTGATGACAAAGGCCTTGAATGTGATGTGCTTGTAGAACCAAATACACCATGGGGCCCCAAAACTGGAGAGATCAATGCT TTTTTGTCTCTGAAGAACTGGACTTTGCAGCTG AAGCAGCAATCGCTGCTATCTGAAGAGGAGGAGTACACCACGGGCTCAGAGGTCACTGAGGATGAAGTGGGGGATGAAGAAGAAGTGTGCAAGAAACCAG cagggagaaaggagaaattaaagaaatccTACAGGCACCCAAAGAAAGCAGTTTCTTCACCTAGTGTTCAGAAAAGGGAGAAGCCATCTGATAAG TCAAGTTCCCGAGATGCTTCTCCTTTCAT TGTGAGCATGCAGCAGAACAAATGGGATGCCTCCAGGTCCCTGAGATACAACCAAGATGCTCAAAGAGAAGATG ATCAGAGAAGAATGTCTGAGATCACAGGGCACTTAATAAAAATGAGACTGGGAGACCTTGATCGAGTCAAGTCCAAAGACAGCAAAGAA TATGCAGGAGGCATTTATTCCAGACTTGAAGCTCAGATAAAAGCCTCAGCACAGGTCAGTGCACGACAAAGCAACACTGAGAAGAATCCCAg GTCAAAAACCCGTTTTGGCCCAGGCCGTCCCACATGA
- the SANBR gene encoding SANT and BTB domain regulator of class switch recombination isoform X1, translating to MSRGFSENNNFPYDNNQMVLDMILCSLIGVPQPINWDSVARLVPGYTSKECAKRFDELKSSGSSPVDNQYTPLMAAGGSPVETLATYIKSSLLHSQTEFQEPAIGQDSITITGRPSAASTRSCSSESEKGPVQNSGESTDETQGPNMVIHVCDEAKNLKEDFVCPRDLLISEMKYFAEYLSVDAQRWEEVDISVHCDVHIFDWLIRYVKRNSKESETDEMPTLEPSNVISILISSEFLKMDSLVEKCIHYCHKNMNAIVATPCNMNCINANLVTHIADLFRHNEVEELKDKRDKFKSKLFCKKIERLFDPEYVNPDSRGNAATLYRCCLCKKLLTKETERRIPCVPGKINIDQHGNIVYVHIRDKTWEVHEYLIGLHEELKSWRDVYWRLWGTVNWLTCSRCNQSFLCTEFSHCQYHSQPVLYPGVASALGSTGTGVYPCCNQKVLRFDPTTLPKGCKVRDHVVELPPESKDGEAMPSQSEEGDALPSQTAQILNDLLHHRDVIVVPFTKDENSDSGIGLGDDKGLECDVLVEPNTPWGPKTGEINAFLSLKNWTLQLKQQSLLSEEEEYTTGSEVTEDEVGDEEEVCKKPAGRKEKLKKSYRHPKKAVSSPSVQKREKPSDKSSSRDASPFIVSMQQNKWDASRSLRYNQDAQREDDQRRMSEITGHLIKMRLGDLDRVKSKDSKEYAGGIYSRLEAQIKASAQVSARQSNTEKNPRSKTRFGPGRPT from the exons ATGAGTCGTGGATTCTCAGAAAACAATAACTTCCCCTATGATAACAACCAGATGGTTCTGGATATGATCCTGTGTTCCCTGATTGGGGTTCCCCAGCCCATCAACTGGGACAGTGTGGCAAGGCTGGTTCCAGGATACACCTCCAAAGAA TGTGCAAAAAGGTTTGATGAGCTAAAAAGCAGTGGAAGTTCACCTGTTGACAACCAATATACCCCCCTGATGGCTGCTGGTGGGAGTCCTGTGGAAACTTTAGCTACGTACATCAAATCCTCCTTGCTCCATTCCCAGACAGAGTTTCAGGAGCCTGCTATTGGGCAGGATTCCATTACTATCACTG GAAGGCCCAGTGCAGCCTCCACAAGGAGCTGTTCTTCAGAATCTGAGAAAGGTCCTGTCCAAAACAGTGGGGAAAGCACTGATGAAACCCAGGG gCCCAATATGGTGATCCATGTGTGTGACGAAGCCAAAAACCTCAAAGAAGATTTTGTGTGTCCTCGAGACCTTTTGATCTCAGAGATGAAATACTTTGCTGAGTACCTGTCAGTGGATGCCCAGCGCTGGGAGGAGGTGGATATTTCTGTGCACTGTGACGTTCACATCTTCGACTGGCTGATAAGATATGTCAAAAGGAACTCCAAGGAGTCTGAGACTGATGAAATGCCCACTTTAG AACCATCAAATGTCATCTCAATCCTTATTTCTTCTGAGTTTTTGAAGATGGATTCATTA GTAGAGAAATGTATTCATTATTGTCACAAAAATATGAATGCTATTGTAGCCACACCATGTAACATGAACTGTATCAACGCTAATCTTGTTACACACATTGCTGATCTCTTCAGGCACAATGAGGTGGAAGAGCTGAAGGACAAAAGAGACAAATTTAAGAG TAAACTTTTCTGCAAGAAGATTGAGAGACTGTTTGATCCTGAGTATGTAAATCCAGATTCTAGAGGAAATGCAGCAACTTTATACAG gTGCTGTTTATGTAAAAAGTTGCTAACCAAAGAAACTGAAAGGAGAATTCCCTGTGTACCAGGAAAAATCAACATAGACCAACATGGGAATATTGTCTATGTTCATATAAG agACAAAACCTGGGAAGTGCATGAGTATTTAATTGGCCTTCACGAGGAGCTGAAATCCTGGCGGGATGTTTACTGGCGTCTTTGGGGGACGGTCAACTGGCTGACCTGCTCAAGATGTAACCAG TCTTTCCTGTGCACTGAGTTCTCCCACTGCCAGTACCACTCGCAGCCAGTTCTTTATCCAGGTGTAGCAAGTGCTCTGGGCTCCACTGGCACAGGAGTTTATCCCTGCTGTAACCAAAAAGTTCTTCGGTTTGACCCCACAACCCTCCCAAAG GGCTGCAAAGTGAGGGATCATGTGGTGGAGTTAcctccagaaagcaaagatGGGGAGGCTATGCCATCTCAGAGTGAAGAGGGGGATGCTCTGCCATCTCAGACTGCTCAGATCTTGAATGATCTGCTGCATCATAGGGATGTTATAGTTGTTCCTTTCACTAAGGATGAGAATAG TGATTCTGGTATTGGGCTTGGTGATGACAAAGGCCTTGAATGTGATGTGCTTGTAGAACCAAATACACCATGGGGCCCCAAAACTGGAGAGATCAATGCT TTTTTGTCTCTGAAGAACTGGACTTTGCAGCTG AAGCAGCAATCGCTGCTATCTGAAGAGGAGGAGTACACCACGGGCTCAGAGGTCACTGAGGATGAAGTGGGGGATGAAGAAGAAGTGTGCAAGAAACCAG cagggagaaaggagaaattaaagaaatccTACAGGCACCCAAAGAAAGCAGTTTCTTCACCTAGTGTTCAGAAAAGGGAGAAGCCATCTGATAAG TCAAGTTCCCGAGATGCTTCTCCTTTCAT TGTGAGCATGCAGCAGAACAAATGGGATGCCTCCAGGTCCCTGAGATACAACCAAGATGCTCAAAGAGAAGATG ATCAGAGAAGAATGTCTGAGATCACAGGGCACTTAATAAAAATGAGACTGGGAGACCTTGATCGAGTCAAGTCCAAAGACAGCAAAGAA TATGCAGGAGGCATTTATTCCAGACTTGAAGCTCAGATAAAAGCCTCAGCACAGGTCAGTGCACGACAAAGCAACACTGAGAAGAATCCCAg GTCAAAAACCCGTTTTGGCCCAGGCCGTCCCACATGA